The Microbacterium paraoxydans genome includes a window with the following:
- the qcrC gene encoding cytochrome bc1 complex diheme cytochrome c subunit, with the protein MAREKKRRSSGRRSPLAAAALIGAGLMITGAVYAGATAAFAANDAPTASTQLTVEDGEKLFTANCATCHGLDLEGTPNGPSLYGVGELAVEFQVSTGRMPLQMQGPQAPQKEPQFTEEQILAMAAYVQSEAPGPTYPADEIIDGEGDVAHGAELFRVNCAMCHNVAAAGGALTEGKYAPAITETSALHIYAAMVTGPQNMPVFGDMNLSDEDKRDIISALLFQQQSVQIGGFSLGSLGPVSEGLFVWIFGIGALVAITVWITAKSN; encoded by the coding sequence ATGGCACGAGAGAAGAAGCGCCGTTCGAGCGGTCGTCGCAGCCCACTGGCGGCGGCCGCGCTCATCGGAGCAGGCCTCATGATCACCGGCGCGGTGTACGCGGGTGCGACCGCGGCATTCGCCGCCAACGACGCCCCCACGGCATCGACGCAGCTGACGGTCGAGGACGGCGAGAAGCTGTTCACGGCGAACTGCGCCACCTGCCACGGCCTCGACCTGGAGGGCACCCCCAACGGCCCGAGCCTCTACGGCGTCGGCGAGCTGGCGGTGGAGTTCCAGGTGTCGACCGGCCGCATGCCGCTGCAGATGCAGGGACCGCAGGCTCCGCAGAAGGAGCCGCAGTTCACCGAGGAGCAGATCCTCGCGATGGCGGCCTACGTGCAGTCCGAGGCCCCCGGCCCGACGTACCCCGCTGACGAGATCATCGACGGCGAAGGCGACGTGGCGCACGGCGCCGAGCTCTTCCGCGTCAACTGCGCGATGTGCCACAACGTGGCCGCCGCCGGTGGCGCTCTCACCGAGGGCAAGTACGCTCCGGCCATCACGGAGACCAGCGCGCTGCACATCTACGCGGCCATGGTCACCGGCCCGCAGAACATGCCGGTCTTCGGCGACATGAACCTGTCCGACGAGGACAAGCGCGACATCATCTCGGCTCTGCTCTTCCAGCAGCAGTCCGTCCAGATCGGCGGCTTCTCCCTCGGCTCGCTCGGACCGGTCTCCGAAGGCCTGTTCGTGTGGATCTTCGGTATCGGCGCTCTGGTCGCCATCACCGTGTGGATCACGGCGAAGTCCAACTGA
- the qcrA gene encoding cytochrome bc1 complex Rieske iron-sulfur subunit codes for MAHDDDSQALDRAYQPSPGLGVAVSDPVQNPGLPPHRERMTDKDPRAEKAAVRTVYTLFYLSLAGSIWAVAAYMLFPIESGALIDIRQNNLFIGLGIALALLALGIGAIHWSKALMSDKEHVELRHPTRGKDSTREAAIKAFADANEESGFGRRTMIRNSLFAAIVASIIPGVTLFRGLAPHSTPDDPTAGDPVALLKHTMWDEGMRLVRDPDGTPIRAADVTLGSAFHVIPEDLAELGHDEGYLEEKAKAIVLMMRLRPEQLIEAEDRKDWSYDGIVAYSKVCTHVGCPVALYEQQTHHLLCPCHQSQFDVTDHAKVIFGPAARPLPQLPITVDDEGYLIARSDFTEPVGPSFWERH; via the coding sequence ATGGCACACGACGACGACTCGCAGGCTCTTGACAGGGCCTACCAGCCCTCTCCGGGGCTGGGTGTCGCAGTCAGCGATCCCGTGCAGAACCCCGGGCTTCCGCCGCACCGCGAGCGGATGACCGACAAGGACCCGCGCGCCGAGAAGGCCGCCGTCCGCACCGTCTACACGCTGTTCTACCTGTCGCTCGCCGGCAGCATCTGGGCGGTCGCCGCCTACATGCTGTTCCCGATCGAGAGCGGCGCTCTCATCGACATCCGTCAGAACAACCTCTTCATCGGTCTCGGCATCGCGCTCGCGCTGCTGGCCCTGGGCATCGGCGCGATCCACTGGTCGAAGGCCCTCATGTCCGACAAGGAGCACGTCGAGCTCCGCCACCCCACCCGGGGCAAGGACTCGACGCGTGAGGCGGCCATCAAGGCCTTCGCCGACGCCAACGAGGAGTCCGGCTTCGGTCGCCGCACGATGATCCGCAACTCGCTGTTCGCGGCGATCGTCGCGTCGATCATCCCCGGTGTGACGCTGTTCCGTGGCCTCGCCCCGCACTCCACGCCGGACGACCCCACCGCGGGCGACCCGGTCGCGCTGCTGAAGCACACGATGTGGGATGAGGGCATGCGCCTCGTCCGCGACCCCGACGGCACCCCCATCCGTGCCGCCGACGTCACGCTCGGCTCCGCTTTCCACGTGATCCCGGAGGACCTCGCGGAGCTCGGTCACGATGAGGGCTACCTCGAGGAGAAGGCCAAGGCCATCGTGCTGATGATGCGCCTCCGCCCGGAGCAGCTCATCGAGGCCGAGGACCGCAAGGACTGGTCCTACGACGGCATCGTCGCGTACTCCAAGGTCTGCACGCACGTCGGCTGCCCCGTCGCGCTGTACGAGCAGCAGACCCACCACCTGCTGTGCCCGTGCCACCAGTCGCAGTTCGACGTCACGGACCACGCGAAGGTCATCTTCGGCCCGGCCGCTCGGCCGCTGCCTCAGCTGCCCATCACCGTGGACGACGAGGGCTACCTCATCGCACGCAGCGACTTCACCGAACCCGTCGGCCCGAGCTTCTGGGAGCGCCATTGA
- the qcrB gene encoding cytochrome bc1 complex cytochrome b subunit produces the protein MSTATLSKDEKDTKAPLGGRFVGAASNYIDERTSLSGFVKELGRKIFPDHWSFMLGEIALWSFVVVFLSGTFLTFFFQASMVETHYTGAYAPMRGIAMSSALESTLHISFDLRGGLLVRQIHHWAALVFIAGIGVHMLRVFFTGAFRKPRELNWVIGFVLFILAMAEGFTGYSLPDDLLSGNGLRIIDGMIKGLPLIGTWTSFLLFGGEFPGTDIVGRLYTLHILLLPMLVIAFIAVHLMLMIINKHTQFAGPGRTNDNVVGYPMMPVYMSKMGGYLFIVFGTIVLIATFFQINPIWNYGPYDPSPVSAGTQPDWYIGFADGALRLAPSNWDIVFLDHTWSFGILAPVAVLGLFIVIVAIYPFIEAWVTGDKREHHIAQRPRNAATRTAIGVAGVIFYAVLWAAASSDLIATHFMLTMEGVIHTLQALLFLGPIIGYFVTKRICIALQKKDREIVLHGFESGRIVRLPGGEFIEVHQPVDVYDRWKLIDVDGYEPLVVRPNAKGRIPWTENLRSAMSRWFFEDRLAPLTQAEIDAADAHQHHVTAGNEEAEAAEIQGAHERAGFPDAPLTVDETHVDETPNTPSTVISTEPVKKPRKKKSEDDE, from the coding sequence TTGAGCACCGCAACGCTGTCCAAGGACGAGAAGGACACCAAGGCGCCTCTCGGCGGCCGCTTCGTCGGCGCCGCGTCGAACTACATCGATGAGCGCACGAGCCTCTCCGGCTTCGTCAAGGAGCTCGGTCGCAAGATCTTCCCCGACCACTGGTCGTTCATGCTCGGTGAGATCGCGCTCTGGAGCTTCGTCGTCGTGTTCCTCTCCGGAACCTTCCTGACGTTCTTCTTCCAGGCGTCGATGGTGGAGACCCACTACACCGGCGCCTACGCCCCCATGCGCGGTATCGCGATGTCCTCGGCTCTCGAGTCGACGCTGCACATCTCGTTCGACCTCCGCGGCGGCCTCCTGGTCCGCCAGATCCACCACTGGGCCGCGCTCGTCTTCATCGCCGGCATCGGCGTGCACATGCTGCGCGTGTTCTTCACGGGCGCGTTCCGCAAGCCGCGCGAGCTGAACTGGGTGATCGGCTTCGTGCTGTTCATCCTCGCGATGGCCGAGGGCTTCACCGGCTACTCGCTCCCCGACGACCTGCTCTCGGGCAACGGTCTGCGCATCATCGACGGCATGATCAAGGGTCTCCCCCTGATCGGCACCTGGACCTCCTTCCTCCTCTTCGGCGGCGAGTTCCCGGGCACCGACATCGTGGGACGCCTCTACACCCTGCACATCCTGCTGCTCCCGATGCTGGTGATCGCCTTCATCGCGGTGCACCTGATGCTCATGATCATCAACAAGCACACGCAGTTCGCCGGCCCCGGCCGCACGAACGACAACGTCGTGGGCTACCCGATGATGCCGGTCTACATGTCCAAGATGGGCGGCTACCTGTTCATCGTCTTCGGCACCATCGTGCTGATCGCGACGTTCTTCCAGATCAACCCGATCTGGAACTACGGCCCCTACGACCCCTCCCCCGTCTCGGCCGGTACGCAGCCGGACTGGTACATCGGGTTCGCGGACGGCGCGCTGCGCCTGGCCCCGTCGAACTGGGACATCGTGTTCCTCGACCACACCTGGTCGTTCGGAATCCTGGCTCCGGTCGCCGTGCTCGGTCTGTTCATCGTCATCGTCGCGATCTACCCGTTCATCGAGGCGTGGGTCACCGGCGACAAGCGCGAGCACCACATCGCCCAGCGTCCGCGCAACGCGGCCACCCGCACCGCGATCGGCGTCGCCGGCGTCATCTTCTACGCGGTCCTGTGGGCGGCGGCCTCGTCCGACCTCATCGCCACGCACTTCATGCTCACCATGGAAGGCGTCATCCACACGCTGCAGGCGCTGCTGTTCCTGGGCCCGATCATCGGCTACTTCGTCACGAAGCGCATCTGCATCGCGCTCCAGAAGAAGGACCGCGAGATCGTCCTGCACGGCTTCGAGTCCGGACGCATCGTCCGCCTCCCCGGCGGCGAGTTCATCGAGGTGCACCAGCCGGTCGACGTCTACGACCGCTGGAAGCTCATCGACGTCGACGGTTACGAGCCGCTGGTCGTCCGCCCGAACGCCAAGGGCCGCATCCCGTGGACGGAGAACCTCCGTTCTGCGATGTCCCGCTGGTTCTTCGAGGACCGTCTCGCCCCGCTCACGCAGGCCGAGATCGACGCCGCCGATGCGCACCAGCATCACGTCACTGCGGGGAACGAGGAGGCGGAGGCCGCCGAGATCCAGGGCGCTCACGAGCGTGCCGGGTTCCCGGACGCGCCGCTCACGGTCGACGAGACGCACGTCGACGAAACGCCGAACACGCCCAGCACGGTGATCTCGACCGAGCCCGTCAAGAAGCCTCGGAAGAAGAAGTCGGAGGACGACGAGTAG
- a CDS encoding RidA family protein has protein sequence MSSVVRLLRAPLLADTPYAYAATAPADARLVFLAGACPLEDDGTTTAPGDYAAQAARCVETLQGALTAAGATLTDVISTRVLVASSAQRDLVTAWDIVHAAFGPHDVPSTLLGVTVLGYDDQLVEIEAVAALPADRA, from the coding sequence ATGTCTTCGGTCGTCCGCCTGCTCCGTGCTCCCCTCCTCGCCGACACCCCGTACGCGTACGCCGCCACCGCCCCCGCTGACGCGCGTCTGGTCTTCCTGGCCGGAGCCTGCCCGTTGGAGGACGATGGGACGACCACCGCCCCCGGAGACTACGCCGCTCAGGCGGCACGGTGTGTCGAGACGCTGCAGGGCGCGCTCACGGCTGCCGGCGCCACTCTGACGGATGTCATCAGCACGCGGGTCCTGGTGGCCTCCTCCGCGCAGCGGGACCTCGTCACGGCCTGGGACATCGTCCACGCCGCGTTCGGGCCTCACGACGTCCCCAGCACCCTCCTCGGCGTGACTGTCCTCGGCTACGACGACCAGCTCGTCGAGATCGAGGCGGTCGCCGCTCTGCCCGCGGACCGTGCATGA
- a CDS encoding GNAT family N-acetyltransferase: MTTLIRHATDQDHAVLEEIERAADSLLTDRFGAEDWPPPSTADDRRRAEGFVLVATCSPTTEASGGLEVPVGFVQVLEGPGYAHLEQLSVHPGSGRRGIGRALVMAAQDESRRRGRTQLTLRTYADVPWNAPFYSRCGFTESTPDTDFLRELVAVEERLGLTRYGRRIQMTAAL, encoded by the coding sequence ATGACCACCCTCATCCGACACGCGACGGATCAGGACCATGCCGTCCTGGAGGAGATCGAGCGCGCCGCTGACAGCCTTCTGACCGATCGCTTCGGTGCCGAGGACTGGCCCCCGCCGTCGACAGCCGACGACCGCCGGCGCGCCGAGGGATTCGTCCTGGTGGCCACCTGCTCCCCTACGACGGAGGCTTCCGGCGGACTCGAGGTGCCGGTCGGGTTCGTGCAGGTGCTGGAGGGACCCGGGTACGCCCATCTGGAGCAGTTGTCCGTCCACCCCGGCTCCGGTCGCCGCGGTATCGGTCGCGCCCTCGTCATGGCGGCCCAGGACGAGTCCCGCCGTCGGGGCCGCACACAGCTCACGCTGCGCACATACGCGGACGTCCCCTGGAACGCCCCTTTCTACTCCCGCTGCGGCTTCACGGAATCCACGCCGGACACCGACTTCCTCCGTGAGCTCGTCGCCGTCGAAGAGCGTCTGGGCCTGACCCGGTACGGACGGCGGATCCAGATGACCGCGGCGCTCTGA
- a CDS encoding rhodanese-like domain-containing protein, which translates to MIDRLDYFAARLAFETDPSDVHADRAAGRALVVVDVRSSEAFAQGRVSGALHMPHSEIAHRAPEEIPADAEVVVYCWSPGCNGGVRGALEFARLGYRVREMIGGFEYWAREGYPIEDAEGVHHRPVDPLTGIPRIRTRV; encoded by the coding sequence ATGATCGATCGCCTTGACTACTTCGCCGCCCGCCTCGCCTTCGAGACCGACCCCAGCGACGTGCACGCCGACCGTGCCGCCGGCCGCGCTCTGGTCGTGGTCGACGTCCGCTCGAGCGAGGCGTTCGCTCAGGGGCGCGTGTCCGGCGCGCTCCACATGCCTCACAGCGAGATCGCGCACCGCGCCCCGGAGGAGATCCCGGCGGATGCTGAGGTCGTCGTCTACTGCTGGAGCCCCGGATGCAACGGCGGTGTCCGCGGCGCGCTCGAGTTCGCTCGTCTCGGCTATCGCGTGCGCGAGATGATCGGCGGCTTCGAGTACTGGGCCCGCGAGGGATATCCCATCGAAGACGCCGAGGGTGTGCACCACCGTCCCGTCGACCCGCTGACCGGGATCCCCCGCATCCGCACCCGCGTGTGA
- a CDS encoding cytochrome c oxidase subunit 4 encodes MRDNVIIWWVLTAFFALVGVVYTGWNILAHPGLPLVNQIEWVGTVALFFSAFMGAMVAFYLDRTHKAQNGELPEDILTSDIDDGDPELGEFSPWSWWPLVLAASAGVFVVGLAVGHFLLPIGLAIFVVAIVGWVYEYYRGNFAR; translated from the coding sequence ATGCGCGACAACGTCATCATCTGGTGGGTCCTGACCGCGTTCTTCGCCCTCGTCGGCGTCGTCTACACGGGCTGGAACATCCTGGCTCATCCCGGGCTTCCGCTGGTGAACCAGATCGAGTGGGTCGGCACCGTCGCCCTGTTCTTCTCGGCCTTCATGGGCGCGATGGTCGCCTTCTACCTCGACCGGACGCACAAGGCGCAGAACGGTGAGCTGCCCGAGGACATCCTCACGTCGGACATCGACGACGGTGACCCCGAGCTCGGCGAGTTCAGCCCGTGGTCCTGGTGGCCGCTGGTGCTCGCGGCTTCGGCGGGAGTGTTCGTCGTCGGCCTGGCGGTCGGTCACTTCCTGCTCCCGATCGGTCTCGCGATCTTCGTGGTCGCGATCGTCGGCTGGGTCTACGAGTACTACCGCGGTAACTTCGCCCGCTGA
- the ctaD gene encoding aa3-type cytochrome oxidase subunit I yields MSTTEAPRTDEAPRSRPTTLPARQAALMSSSRVEQKGNIVVKWITSTDHKTIGYMYLIASVMFFLLGGVMALVIRAELFAPGMQIVPTKEQYNQLFTMHGTIMLLMFATPLFAGFANAILPLQIGAPDVAFPRLNAFAFWLFLFGSTIAVAGFLTPQGAASFGWFAYQPLANASFSPGAGGNLWMLGLGISGFGTILGAVNFITTIITMRAPGMTMWRMPIFSWNTLITSLLILMAFPVLAAAIFAAAADRVLGAHIYDPANGGVLLWQHLFWFFGHPEVYIIALPFFGIVSEIFPVFSRKPIFGYKTLVYATIAIAALSVAVWAHHMYVTGSVLLPFFALMTMLIAVPTGVKIFNWIGTLWRGSVTFETPMVFSLGFLVSFVFGGLTGVILAAPPLDFHLSDSYFVVAHFHYVVFGTVVFAMFAGFYFWWPKWTGRMLNERLGYVHFWMLFVGFHMTFLIQHWLGVDGMVRRYADYSAADGWTWQNQVSTIGAIILGASMLPFFLNVWITARKAPKVTVNDPWGYGASLEWATSCPPPRHNFTSIPRIRSERPAFDLNHPEAAEFATTAPGEREGH; encoded by the coding sequence ATGTCGACCACTGAAGCTCCTCGCACCGACGAGGCACCTCGCTCCCGTCCCACCACCCTGCCCGCGCGCCAGGCTGCTCTGATGAGCTCCTCCCGCGTCGAGCAGAAGGGCAACATCGTCGTCAAGTGGATCACCTCCACGGACCACAAGACGATCGGGTACATGTACCTCATCGCCTCGGTGATGTTCTTCCTCCTGGGTGGCGTGATGGCGCTGGTGATCCGTGCCGAGCTGTTCGCGCCGGGCATGCAGATCGTCCCGACGAAGGAGCAGTACAACCAGCTGTTCACGATGCACGGCACGATCATGCTGCTGATGTTCGCGACGCCGCTGTTCGCCGGCTTCGCTAATGCGATCCTGCCGCTGCAGATCGGTGCTCCGGACGTCGCCTTCCCGCGTCTGAACGCCTTCGCCTTCTGGCTGTTCCTGTTCGGCTCGACCATCGCGGTCGCCGGCTTCCTCACCCCGCAGGGTGCGGCCTCGTTCGGCTGGTTCGCGTATCAGCCCTTGGCCAACGCGTCGTTCTCGCCAGGAGCGGGCGGAAACCTCTGGATGCTCGGTCTCGGCATCTCGGGCTTCGGCACGATCCTCGGTGCGGTGAACTTCATCACGACGATCATCACGATGCGTGCTCCCGGCATGACGATGTGGCGCATGCCGATCTTCAGCTGGAACACGCTCATCACCAGCCTCCTGATCCTGATGGCCTTCCCGGTCCTCGCCGCGGCGATCTTCGCCGCCGCCGCCGACCGCGTGCTCGGTGCGCACATCTACGACCCGGCCAACGGCGGTGTCCTGCTCTGGCAGCACCTCTTCTGGTTCTTCGGACACCCCGAGGTCTACATCATCGCGCTGCCGTTCTTCGGCATCGTCTCGGAGATCTTCCCGGTGTTCAGCCGGAAGCCGATCTTCGGGTACAAGACCCTGGTCTACGCGACGATCGCGATCGCGGCCCTGTCCGTCGCCGTGTGGGCGCACCACATGTACGTCACCGGCTCCGTGCTCCTGCCGTTCTTCGCTCTGATGACGATGCTCATCGCGGTGCCCACGGGTGTGAAGATCTTCAACTGGATCGGGACGCTGTGGCGCGGCTCGGTGACGTTCGAGACCCCGATGGTGTTCTCGCTCGGCTTCCTCGTTTCGTTCGTCTTCGGTGGCCTCACCGGTGTGATCCTCGCGGCCCCGCCGCTGGACTTCCACCTCAGCGACAGCTACTTCGTCGTGGCGCACTTCCACTACGTGGTGTTCGGCACGGTCGTGTTCGCGATGTTCGCCGGTTTCTACTTCTGGTGGCCGAAGTGGACGGGTCGCATGCTGAACGAGCGCCTCGGCTACGTGCACTTCTGGATGCTGTTCGTCGGCTTCCACATGACCTTCCTCATCCAGCACTGGCTCGGTGTCGACGGCATGGTGCGTCGCTACGCGGACTACTCCGCGGCGGACGGCTGGACGTGGCAGAACCAGGTCTCGACGATCGGTGCGATCATCCTCGGCGCCTCGATGCTGCCGTTCTTCCTGAACGTCTGGATCACGGCGCGGAAGGCGCCGAAGGTCACCGTGAACGACCCCTGGGGCTACGGTGCCTCGCTGGAGTGGGCGACCTCGTGCCCGCCGCCGCGGCACAACTTCACGTCGATCCCGCGCATCCGCAGCGAGCGTCCGGCGTTCGACCTGAACCACCCGGAGGCCGCGGAGTTCGCGACCACCGCACCCGGCGAGCGAGAGGGCCACTGA
- the ctaC gene encoding aa3-type cytochrome oxidase subunit II: MPCPRSERCIVPSKRRLRWAALPVGVVAAVALAGCTPTELNGFLPGFVDGGPAATNQTERVSSLWVNSWIVLLAVGVVTWSLMAWAAIAYRRRKGQTGLPVQMRYNMPIEIFYTIVPLILVLGMFFFTARDQTEIETKWDDPDVEITAIAKQWAWDFQYNGETEEDTVWTMGIQAQPDAEGNIDQAELPTLVLPVDQKVTINLQSRDVIHSFWIIDFLYKKDMFIGKDNSWSFIPTREGEYAGKCAELCGEYHSMMLFNVKVVSQDEYAAYLESLEEEGNTGDITDAYDRLSNLPGTSGKTDTEEGEE, translated from the coding sequence ATGCCTTGTCCGCGATCTGAAAGGTGCATCGTGCCCTCGAAACGCCGCCTTCGTTGGGCCGCACTCCCTGTGGGAGTTGTGGCAGCTGTGGCTCTGGCGGGATGTACTCCCACCGAGCTGAACGGCTTTCTTCCGGGCTTCGTGGATGGTGGTCCGGCAGCAACCAACCAGACGGAGCGCGTGTCGTCCCTCTGGGTGAACTCCTGGATCGTGCTCCTCGCGGTGGGTGTCGTCACCTGGAGCCTCATGGCCTGGGCTGCGATCGCGTACCGCCGCCGCAAGGGCCAGACCGGCCTCCCGGTGCAGATGCGCTACAACATGCCGATCGAGATCTTCTACACGATCGTGCCGCTCATCCTCGTGCTGGGCATGTTCTTCTTCACGGCTCGCGACCAGACCGAGATCGAGACGAAGTGGGACGACCCCGACGTCGAGATCACCGCGATCGCCAAGCAGTGGGCATGGGACTTCCAGTACAACGGCGAGACCGAGGAAGACACCGTGTGGACCATGGGCATCCAGGCCCAGCCCGACGCGGAAGGCAACATCGACCAGGCGGAGCTGCCGACCCTGGTGCTGCCGGTCGACCAGAAGGTCACCATCAACCTGCAGTCGCGCGACGTCATCCACTCCTTCTGGATCATCGACTTCCTCTACAAGAAGGACATGTTCATCGGGAAGGACAACTCCTGGTCCTTCATCCCCACCCGTGAGGGCGAGTACGCCGGCAAGTGCGCCGAGCTCTGCGGCGAGTACCACTCGATGATGCTCTTCAACGTGAAGGTCGTCTCGCAGGACGAGTACGCCGCCTACCTCGAGTCCCTCGAGGAAGAGGGCAACACCGGGGACATCACCGACGCGTACGACCGTCTCTCGAACCTCCCCGGCACCTCCGGGAAGACCGACACCGAGGAAGGAGAGGAGTAA
- the erpA gene encoding iron-sulfur cluster insertion protein ErpA → MSDTTLSAETTRAHGVKLTDAAATKVKNLLEQEGRDDLRLRVAVQPGGCSGLIYQLYFDERYLEGDETVDFDGVEVIVDNMSVPYLDGASIDFKDTISEQGFTIDNPNAAGSCACGDSFH, encoded by the coding sequence ATGAGCGACACCACCCTGTCCGCAGAGACCACCCGCGCACACGGCGTCAAGCTGACGGACGCCGCCGCCACGAAGGTGAAGAACCTTCTCGAGCAGGAGGGCCGCGACGACCTCCGTCTGCGTGTCGCCGTGCAGCCCGGCGGCTGCTCGGGCCTGATCTACCAGCTCTACTTCGACGAGCGCTACCTCGAAGGCGACGAGACCGTCGACTTCGACGGTGTCGAGGTCATCGTCGACAACATGAGTGTTCCCTACCTCGACGGCGCCTCGATCGACTTCAAGGACACCATCTCGGAGCAGGGCTTCACCATCGACAACCCGAACGCGGCGGGCAGCTGCGCCTGCGGCGACAGCTTCCACTGA
- a CDS encoding dipeptidase, with product MTSPALPSESDAAVLEAVATGIPSALSDLGNLVRIPGMAWPAFDQTQLERSADAVATLARGTGVFDEVRVLRADIPGTDEQGQPAVLATRAARNGKPTILLYAHHDVQPPGEDALWETPPFEPTVRDGRLYGRGAADDKAGIMAHIGAIRAVADVLGDDLDLGIAMFVEGEEEYGSRSFAQFLSDNKDALRADAIVVADSGNWDSVTPGLTVSLRGNARFTLKVRTLDHASHSGMFGGAVPDAMMATVRLLATLWNEDGSVAVEGMTARDAETPEYTEETLRDEAGLLPGTTPIGDGTILSRIWNKPSVTVIGIDATSVAAASNTLLPEVTVVISARVAPGQSGQEAYEALERHLRAHAPFGAELTFSDVDLGNPFLVDTSGWAVTLTRDAMRDGYGVAPVDLGVGGSIPFIADLVREFPEAQILVTGVEDPHSRAHSPNESLHLDTFRHAVATEALLLARMNAREI from the coding sequence ATGACCTCACCTGCACTTCCCAGCGAGTCCGACGCCGCCGTCCTCGAAGCAGTCGCCACCGGTATCCCGTCCGCGCTGTCGGACCTCGGGAACCTCGTGCGCATTCCCGGCATGGCCTGGCCGGCCTTCGACCAGACGCAGCTCGAGCGCAGCGCCGACGCCGTCGCCACGCTCGCGCGCGGCACCGGTGTCTTCGACGAGGTGAGGGTGCTCCGTGCCGACATCCCCGGCACCGACGAGCAGGGCCAGCCCGCCGTCCTCGCGACGCGCGCGGCGCGGAACGGGAAGCCGACGATCCTCCTCTACGCCCACCACGACGTGCAGCCTCCGGGGGAGGACGCCCTGTGGGAGACGCCGCCGTTCGAGCCGACGGTGCGTGACGGCCGCCTGTACGGACGCGGCGCCGCGGACGACAAGGCCGGCATCATGGCCCACATCGGCGCGATCCGCGCGGTCGCCGACGTGCTCGGCGACGACCTCGACCTCGGGATCGCGATGTTCGTCGAGGGGGAGGAGGAGTACGGTTCGCGGTCCTTCGCGCAATTCCTCTCCGACAACAAGGACGCCCTCCGCGCCGATGCGATCGTCGTCGCGGACTCGGGCAACTGGGATTCCGTCACGCCGGGCCTGACCGTCTCCCTCCGCGGCAACGCACGCTTCACCCTGAAGGTGCGCACGCTCGACCACGCGTCCCACTCTGGAATGTTCGGTGGCGCGGTGCCCGACGCGATGATGGCGACCGTGCGTCTCCTCGCCACCCTGTGGAACGAGGACGGCTCCGTCGCGGTCGAGGGCATGACCGCTCGGGACGCCGAGACACCCGAGTACACCGAGGAGACGCTGCGCGACGAGGCCGGGCTCCTCCCGGGGACGACGCCCATCGGCGACGGCACGATCCTCAGCCGCATCTGGAACAAGCCCTCCGTCACCGTGATCGGCATCGATGCGACGAGCGTCGCGGCGGCGTCGAACACGCTGCTCCCGGAGGTGACCGTGGTCATCAGCGCACGTGTCGCCCCCGGACAGTCCGGCCAGGAGGCCTACGAGGCTCTCGAGCGGCACCTCCGTGCCCACGCCCCGTTCGGCGCCGAGCTGACCTTCTCGGACGTCGACCTCGGCAACCCCTTCCTCGTGGACACGAGCGGGTGGGCGGTCACCCTCACCCGCGACGCGATGCGCGACGGGTATGGGGTCGCTCCGGTGGACCTGGGCGTCGGCGGGTCGATCCCGTTCATCGCCGACCTCGTGCGCGAGTTCCCGGAGGCGCAGATCCTCGTGACGGGCGTGGAGGATCCGCACTCCCGCGCGCACAGCCCGAACGAGTCTCTGCATCTCGACACCTTCCGGCATGCCGTGGCGACCGAGGCCCTGCTCCTCGCCCGCATGAACGCGCGGGAGATCTGA
- a CDS encoding DUF3043 domain-containing protein: MATTPASPSTNDDAPQTPAVGKGRATPTRAEQEAARRRPLVANTKEAKAAARAELNERRAKAQAGMAAGEEKYLPARDKGPQRRWVRDYVDAGWHPAEFVMGVMVLVILASLLPTNMMISFYAYLFMMVYLVIAIGGMILLGMRVKRKAAAKFGKDRVEKGLGWYAGMRALQMRFMRLPKPQVKRGQYPD; this comes from the coding sequence GTGGCCACTACCCCCGCCTCCCCTTCGACGAACGACGACGCCCCCCAGACGCCTGCCGTCGGCAAGGGACGCGCGACGCCGACCCGCGCCGAGCAGGAGGCCGCCCGCCGCCGCCCCCTCGTGGCGAACACGAAGGAGGCCAAGGCCGCGGCCCGCGCCGAGCTCAACGAGCGCCGCGCGAAGGCACAGGCCGGCATGGCCGCCGGTGAGGAGAAGTACCTCCCCGCGCGCGACAAGGGCCCGCAGCGTCGATGGGTGCGCGACTACGTCGATGCCGGCTGGCACCCCGCCGAGTTCGTCATGGGCGTCATGGTCCTCGTCATCCTGGCCTCGCTGCTGCCGACGAACATGATGATCTCGTTCTACGCGTACCTGTTCATGATGGTGTACCTCGTGATCGCGATCGGCGGCATGATCCTCCTCGGCATGCGGGTCAAGCGCAAGGCGGCCGCGAAGTTCGGCAAGGACCGCGTCGAGAAGGGTCTCGGCTGGTACGCCGGCATGCGGGCTCTGCAGATGCGCTTCATGCGCCTGCCCAAGCCGCAGGTCAAGCGGGGGCAGTACCCCGACTGA